In a genomic window of Arachnia rubra:
- a CDS encoding SanA/YdcF family protein, with protein sequence MSPLEKRAGGPRHRRLEVAAAVALAVTLGPVLSGVIMVASGSADRIYRAGDHVPARDVIMVLGAKADPGRPSGFLAARLNVAVDLFNSGRGKVILVTGANTAESNYETQVMEDYLIARGIPAGRIVQDVAGYDTYDSCIRARDVFGVREMTVVSQAYHLPRTITTCRSLGVDAIGVGDVTAQQNWPDRYLQGELREFPAYVKMQLDLLRGAKATQSPPSSAIQDALRRA encoded by the coding sequence ATGAGCCCACTCGAGAAGAGGGCGGGCGGCCCACGTCACCGCCGTCTGGAGGTGGCGGCGGCCGTGGCCCTGGCCGTCACGCTCGGCCCGGTCCTGTCGGGGGTCATCATGGTGGCCTCGGGCAGCGCCGACCGGATCTACAGGGCGGGCGATCACGTCCCGGCCCGGGACGTGATCATGGTGCTGGGGGCGAAGGCAGACCCCGGGCGTCCGTCGGGATTCTTGGCGGCCCGCCTGAATGTCGCCGTCGATCTGTTCAACTCGGGCAGGGGCAAGGTGATCCTCGTCACGGGGGCCAACACCGCGGAGAGCAACTACGAGACCCAGGTGATGGAGGACTACCTCATCGCCCGGGGCATCCCCGCGGGCAGGATCGTGCAGGACGTCGCGGGCTACGACACCTACGACTCCTGCATTCGGGCCCGCGACGTGTTCGGGGTGCGGGAGATGACGGTGGTCTCGCAGGCATACCACCTGCCACGCACTATCACCACCTGCCGGTCGCTGGGGGTCGACGCAATCGGGGTGGGGGATGTTACGGCCCAGCAGAACTGGCCGGATCGTTACCTCCAGGGGGAGCTGCGCGAGTTCCCGGCGTACGTGAAGATGCAACTCGACCTGCTGCGCGGGGCGAAAGCGACACAGTCACCACCGAGCAGCGCCATCCAGGATGCACTTCGAAGGGCCTGA
- the pgi gene encoding glucose-6-phosphate isomerase translates to MIKPVDATTTTAWEELDELADTADLGLRDAFADDPDRASRFTHSAGDLHVDLSKNLINDDVITALLRLAEQTDVAGRRDAMFRGEHINATEDRAVLHTALRLPRDAELVVDGQDVVADVHAVLDKMFAFADKVRSGEWTGVTGKQIRTVVNIGIGGSDLGPVMVYEALLPYRQAGLECRFISNIDPTDCYLKTADLDPETTLFIVASKTFTTLETLTNARMARTWLLDALVAKGAIADTSEARNEAVAKHFVAVSTALDRVAEFGIDPVNAFGFWNWVGGRYSVDSAVGLPVVIAIGPERFREFLNGFHTIDEHFRTAEPSRNVPLLMGLLNIWYVNFLGATSHAVLPYAQYLHRFAAYLQQLTMESNGKSVRWDASPVTCETGEVFWGEPGTNGQHAFYQLIHQGTQLIPADFIAVANPPHAVKDGDVDVHGMFLANFFAQTAALAFGKSEEEVRAEGTPEDIVPARVFSGNRPTTSILAPALTPSVVGQLIALYEHITFVQGIVWGIDSFDQWGVELGKKLALEIAPAVFGDAHALARQDGSTRALVSWYLENRR, encoded by the coding sequence ATGATCAAGCCGGTTGACGCCACCACCACCACTGCCTGGGAAGAGCTGGATGAGCTCGCTGACACTGCCGACCTGGGGCTCCGCGACGCCTTCGCCGATGACCCGGACCGGGCCTCTCGTTTCACGCACTCCGCTGGGGATCTGCACGTGGACCTGTCGAAGAACCTGATCAACGACGACGTCATCACGGCCCTGCTGCGCCTCGCGGAGCAGACGGACGTGGCAGGTCGCAGGGACGCGATGTTCAGAGGCGAGCACATCAACGCCACCGAGGACCGTGCGGTGTTGCATACCGCGCTGCGGCTGCCTCGCGACGCGGAGCTGGTGGTCGACGGCCAGGATGTCGTCGCCGACGTCCACGCGGTCCTTGACAAGATGTTCGCCTTCGCGGACAAGGTGCGCTCCGGCGAGTGGACCGGGGTCACCGGCAAGCAGATCAGGACCGTGGTCAACATCGGCATCGGTGGCTCCGACCTCGGACCGGTGATGGTCTACGAGGCTTTGTTGCCGTACAGGCAGGCCGGCCTCGAATGCCGGTTCATTTCGAACATCGATCCGACGGACTGCTACCTCAAGACAGCGGACCTGGATCCGGAGACCACGCTGTTCATCGTCGCTTCCAAGACCTTCACCACTCTGGAGACCCTCACCAACGCCCGCATGGCGCGCACCTGGCTGCTGGACGCCTTGGTCGCCAAGGGCGCCATCGCAGACACCTCCGAGGCGCGCAACGAGGCCGTTGCGAAGCATTTCGTCGCCGTCTCCACAGCCCTGGACAGGGTGGCGGAGTTCGGCATCGACCCGGTCAACGCCTTCGGTTTCTGGAACTGGGTGGGCGGCCGTTACTCGGTGGACTCGGCCGTCGGCCTGCCCGTGGTCATCGCCATCGGTCCTGAGAGGTTCCGTGAGTTCCTGAATGGCTTCCACACCATCGACGAGCATTTCCGCACCGCGGAGCCATCGCGCAACGTCCCACTGCTGATGGGGTTGCTGAACATCTGGTACGTCAATTTCCTGGGTGCCACCAGCCATGCGGTATTGCCCTATGCGCAGTACCTGCACCGCTTCGCGGCCTACCTGCAGCAGCTGACGATGGAATCGAACGGCAAGTCGGTGCGCTGGGATGCCTCGCCTGTGACATGCGAGACGGGCGAGGTGTTCTGGGGAGAGCCTGGAACCAACGGCCAGCACGCCTTCTACCAGCTGATCCACCAGGGCACCCAGCTGATCCCCGCCGACTTCATCGCCGTGGCCAACCCGCCGCATGCGGTCAAGGACGGCGACGTGGACGTCCACGGGATGTTCCTGGCCAATTTCTTCGCGCAGACCGCGGCCCTGGCGTTTGGGAAGTCCGAGGAGGAGGTGCGAGCTGAGGGCACCCCGGAGGACATCGTCCCGGCCCGGGTGTTCTCCGGCAACCGGCCCACCACGTCGATCCTGGCTCCTGCGCTGACGCCGTCGGTGGTGGGACAGCTGATCGCCCTCTACGAGCACATCACGTTCGTGCAGGGAATCGTATGGGGCATCGACTCCTTCGACCAGTGGGGCGTCGAACTCGGCAAGAAACTGGCCTTGGAGATCGCCCCCGCGGTCTTCGGCGACGCCCACGCCCTGGCCAGGCAGGACGGTTCCACCCGGGCGCTGGTGTCCTGGTACTTGGAAAACCGGCGATGA